In the genome of Nitratireductor sp. GISD-1A_MAKvit, the window CGATACGGTTCAGAGCGTCAAGGACGTGGTTGAGCAGCTCAAACGGGGCCGGCCGCTCGGAGCATGTGAATCATCGACGTGTCTACCGTCCCTGGGGCGATTATGATTCCATCGACATGGGCAACCGCTATCAGGTCAAGCGCATCACGGTGAAACCGGGGGCAAGGCTGTCGGTGCAGAAACACCATCATCGTGCCGAGCACTGGGTCGTGGTGCGCGGCACAGCGAAGGTTCTTAAGGGTGAAGAGACGATCATGCTCACCGAGAACCAGTCGACCTATATTCCGCTGGGGGAAATCCATGCACTGGAAAATCCGGGGAAAATCCCGCTGGAGCTGATCGAGGTCCAATCCGGATCTTATCTGGGAGAAGACGATATTGTTAGGCTGGAGGATCGCTACGGGCGCGTCTGAGGCACGCCCGTTCTCAGTTCCGGGCGGAGACCGTCTCTTGCGCGTCGGGCAGGCGTGAGGTCCCGCAGGAAAGATAAAGCCCGACGATCAGGAACATCATGAACACCGTGTCGAGAATGTCGTGACCGAACACGATGTTCACGCTACCCCCGCCCGCATACACCGCGACAAGGACCAGCAGGATCATTCCCCCAAGGCGCGTGACCGGTTCGTTTCGCGAGGAAAGTGCGCGTATCGCGAAAAAGGTGATCAGCGCAAACATGGCTACGATGGCACCACCGGCAACAATGCCTCCTTCCACAAGAATGGTCAGAAACCCGTTGTGAAAATGGGTGAACGAGACGTCGAGCCCGTAGCTCTCGTGCAGTATTTGCCTGATCAGGTCCGAGGTGTTCTGGAGGCCGTAGCCCAGGATTGGCCTCTCCGCAAAGAGCTTTAAACCGGTTTCCCAGAGCGCCACGCGCAGCCCCACAGACGTGCTGTAGTCAGCGCTTTGTGTCAGCCTGTCCAGATTGACCAGCAGGGTCTCGAACCGGTCAACGATCAACCCCGATGTCAAGACGACAATGATGAGGGCCATGCCGACGAGCGCGAGGACGCGCCCGCGGATGACTTTCATGACCCTTTTGCGGAACACGAACAGTTCGATCAGGGTAAGAACAATCATCACCCCCCAGACCGAACGCGATCCGGACATGATCACCGCACAGAATGCGGCCATGAATGCAAACAGCAAAACCGGAACGCGTCTGTCATCCAGGATGAGTGCACCCGCCAGACAGGAGAGACCTGCAAGACAGGCGACATCGGCAAACACGAGTGCGTTTCCCGCGCCGCCTTCAGCCCGCAGCCCCAGGTAACCGTACTGGATCAGCGCCAGGACCAGCGCACCGAAGCTGGCCAAGGTACATCCAAGAAGCACGGCATGGGCCACCTCTTGCCGGTCGGAAATGGTCCAGATGGAATAGGAAAACGGGAAAAGCAGGAAGGTCGCCAGCGGCAGAAGCTTGTAGGCGAGCGCCCATGAAGGGTTGCCGGCAAGAAAGGCAGCAATGTTCGCGGCGATATAGACCAGCATGAGTGCCGCCAGCCAGCGCATCGCCCTGTCGGGACTGAGGCGCCGTCTTTTTGAAAGCACCTCAAAGACACACCAGAGCGCTCCGCCATGCCACACAACGCTCGTGACCGATCCAAGTACCGGTGGCAGAGAAAACGCGCCAAGCGTAAAAAGCCTGTTGGTGGTCCGATAGTTCATTGCCGGTTCCGTCGGGAGAGCTTTGCCTCCCACTGCAGTGCATGGCTGACGATCGTTCTTAAATCGTCATAACGCGGTTGCCAGCCAAGCTCGCTGCGACAGCGCTCAGCCTGTGCAACGATCGCCACCGCGTCGCCCGGCCGGCGGTCAACCACGCGAACCTCGAATTCGGTCTGGGACACGGCCTTCACCGCATCGATGACCTCAAGAACGGAATATCCCCTGCCATAGCCGCAATTGGCCACGAGGCTTCCACCTCCAGCGCGCAGACGCCTGAGAGCCAGGTAGTGCGCATTCACCAGATCCGAGACATGAACATAGTCGCGGATACAGGTCCCGTCGGGCGTGTCATAATCCGTTCCGAAAACATCCATGTGATCCCGCTTGCCAGTCGCGGCTTCGCAGGCAACCTTGATGAGATGCGTGGCCCCCTTGGTAGACTGACCGGTTCTCTGGTCAGGATCAGCACCCGAGACATTGAAATACCGCAGGGCGGTGAACTCGAAATCATGGGCTGCCGCACAATCACGCAGCATGAGTTCCGTCATCAATTTCGAGGTCCCATAGGGAGATTCGGGCTGCAGGGACGTGTCTTCGTTAACCAGAAACTGCTCCGGGCTGCCATAAACGGCAGCGGTGGAGGAAAAGATGAAATGCTTTACCCCGCATCGGATCGCACTCTCGATGAGACTTCGCGATTTGACGGTGTTGTTGAGATAATAACCAAGCGGATCGGCCACCGATTCAGGCACGATGATTGAGCCTGCAAAGTGGATGATCGCATCGACATCATGTGTGCGGATGAGGTCTTCAACCAGTTCCTGATCGGCGATGTCTCCCACGACCAGTTGCGCGCCCCCTGCCACGGCCCAGTCGAATCCTGTGCTCAGCCGGTCGAGAACCACCACTTCTTCGCCCTGGTCAAGTAGCTCCCAGACCATGTGGCTGCCGATATACCCGGCACCGCCGGTCACCAGAACGCTCATCCCCAATCCCCTGAAAAATAAAGCGGGCCAGAAATCCCCTTCTGGCCAGCTTTGCATTCCGCTTCAACGCGGCGAGACAGCGAGGTGCTATCGCCCGAAATTGCCGAGCCCGCGCAGCAGCGCCCAGGCCGCAGGCATGAAACATGCCGCCAGAGCAACCTTGATCAGGTCGGGCAGGACGAACGGCACGACACCAAACTGCCAGGCCTTGTCGGCACCGATCAGACCGGCAAGCCAGACGAAGCCAAGCCCCATCAGAACAATCTCTGCCACAAGCATGGCGCTGCCGAGCTTGAGCGGATTGCGGTCCCAGCCGCGGTCTGCCGCCCAGCCAGCAATGGCTGCCATGGCAACAAAGCCAAGAAGATAGCCGCCTGTCGGCCCCATCATGTATGCCAGTCCGATGCCCTTTTCCGGCGTTCCCTGAAAGACGGGCAGGCCCATCGCGCCTTCGGCCATGTAAAGAAGCAGCGTCGCAACACCGAGTCGCATGCCGAAAGTGGCACCGATCAGCAGAACCGCGAGCGTCTGAAGGGAAAGATCCACCGGCCCAAGAACAACACGTGTCTTTGCCGAAAGTGCGAGCAGTAATGTAGCTCCGAAGGCCAGAAAAACCTGCGTCGCCAGGCGCCGCGCGCCATGATGCGGCAGTGCCTGCGAAACGAAAGATTGTGAAGCGATAGCGAGCGACATAGCTCCTCCATTCGTGCTTTATGCGATTTGATCCGCTTTCCTTCTCCTATAGAAGCTTCCATGGTATGCGGCAACCTGAATGCGCTCATCCGGCGCGCAACTCCCTGCCTTTTCGGACATTTGCCCATGGCCCTGGAATTCGAGACCCGATTTGAGCCGGCTTACGGCGAGGCAGTCGAAATCGCACCGGACGTCCTTCGCCTGACCGTCAACAATCCCAGCGCCTTCACCTTTCATGGTACCAACAGCTACATCGTGGGAAAGTCGTCTCTCGCCGTTATCGACCCGGGTCCTGAAGACGAAGCGCATCTGGCCGCTCTTCTGAAGGCCATTGGCAACAGACCCGTCAGCCATGTTTTCGTGAGCCACACCCACAGGGATCATTCTCCGCTAGCGGCCCGCCTTGCAGCGCAGACCGGCGCGATCATTTGCGCTGAAGGCCCCCACCGCCCTGCCCGCCCCCTGCGGATCGGAGAAACCAATCCTCTCGATGCCAGCGCGGACCTTGATTTCAGACCCGATCTCCGGCTTGCCAACGACCAGCTGGTCGAGGGCGATGGCTGGGCGCTGCGCACCATCCACACACCGGGGCATGCCGCCAATCATGCCGTTTTTGCGCTTGAAGGCACCGGCATCGTGTTTTCGGCCGATCATGTCATGGCGTGGGCCACCTCCATCGTCGCTCCGCCGGACGGTGCCATGTCCGATTACATGGCATCGCTAGATCGTCTCCTGGAACGCGACGACAGGGTTTTCTTCCCCGGCCATGGCAGCCGTGTCCGCAATCCCCGGCGTTTCATGCGCGGGCTCAAGGCTCACCGAAAAATGCGCGAGCGCGCTATTCTCGAACGCATCACACGGGGAGACCGGACCATTGCCGAGATGGTCCGGTCCATCTACCGTGACACCGACCCCCGCCTTCACGGAGCGGCAGCGCTCTCCGTTCTTGCCCATCTTGAAGATCTTGTTGCCCGTGGCTCCGTCACGACCGACAACGAACCTTCCATCGACGGGGTTTATTTTCCCGCCTGATCGGCGCTGCGGCCGCTCCGGAAACGAGCCGGGACAGTTTAAACCGCCGCGAGAAGTGCCAAGCGCTCATCGAGCTCATTCAGGAAGCGCTTGATGCGTGCCGCATTGTCACCAAGGTCATGGCGGCCATAGCGCGAGGCAGAGCGCATCTCAACGAATGTCGCTGTCTGGTCGTCTTCGATGCGAATGGCGACATCGGCCGGAAACCCCAGGAAATATGAATGCGCCAGACCTTCCAGCGTCACGCTGGCGCCGGCAAGCTTCGCCTTCGACATCCCTTTGGGCTGCCACCCGCGCTCTTCCATCATCAGGTGTACGACTTCGACCACTTTCTCGGCGGTATGTTCGTAGCGGCGGCCGGCAATCTCGGGATACTCGGAATGCTGAAGGTCGCGATT includes:
- a CDS encoding O-antigen ligase family protein, which translates into the protein MNYRTTNRLFTLGAFSLPPVLGSVTSVVWHGGALWCVFEVLSKRRRLSPDRAMRWLAALMLVYIAANIAAFLAGNPSWALAYKLLPLATFLLFPFSYSIWTISDRQEVAHAVLLGCTLASFGALVLALIQYGYLGLRAEGGAGNALVFADVACLAGLSCLAGALILDDRRVPVLLFAFMAAFCAVIMSGSRSVWGVMIVLTLIELFVFRKRVMKVIRGRVLALVGMALIIVVLTSGLIVDRFETLLVNLDRLTQSADYSTSVGLRVALWETGLKLFAERPILGYGLQNTSDLIRQILHESYGLDVSFTHFHNGFLTILVEGGIVAGGAIVAMFALITFFAIRALSSRNEPVTRLGGMILLVLVAVYAGGGSVNIVFGHDILDTVFMMFLIVGLYLSCGTSRLPDAQETVSARN
- the galE gene encoding UDP-glucose 4-epimerase GalE; its protein translation is MSVLVTGGAGYIGSHMVWELLDQGEEVVVLDRLSTGFDWAVAGGAQLVVGDIADQELVEDLIRTHDVDAIIHFAGSIIVPESVADPLGYYLNNTVKSRSLIESAIRCGVKHFIFSSTAAVYGSPEQFLVNEDTSLQPESPYGTSKLMTELMLRDCAAAHDFEFTALRYFNVSGADPDQRTGQSTKGATHLIKVACEAATGKRDHMDVFGTDYDTPDGTCIRDYVHVSDLVNAHYLALRRLRAGGGSLVANCGYGRGYSVLEVIDAVKAVSQTEFEVRVVDRRPGDAVAIVAQAERCRSELGWQPRYDDLRTIVSHALQWEAKLSRRNRQ
- a CDS encoding biotin transporter BioY; this encodes MSLAIASQSFVSQALPHHGARRLATQVFLAFGATLLLALSAKTRVVLGPVDLSLQTLAVLLIGATFGMRLGVATLLLYMAEGAMGLPVFQGTPEKGIGLAYMMGPTGGYLLGFVAMAAIAGWAADRGWDRNPLKLGSAMLVAEIVLMGLGFVWLAGLIGADKAWQFGVVPFVLPDLIKVALAACFMPAAWALLRGLGNFGR
- a CDS encoding MBL fold metallo-hydrolase; protein product: MALEFETRFEPAYGEAVEIAPDVLRLTVNNPSAFTFHGTNSYIVGKSSLAVIDPGPEDEAHLAALLKAIGNRPVSHVFVSHTHRDHSPLAARLAAQTGAIICAEGPHRPARPLRIGETNPLDASADLDFRPDLRLANDQLVEGDGWALRTIHTPGHAANHAVFALEGTGIVFSADHVMAWATSIVAPPDGAMSDYMASLDRLLERDDRVFFPGHGSRVRNPRRFMRGLKAHRKMRERAILERITRGDRTIAEMVRSIYRDTDPRLHGAAALSVLAHLEDLVARGSVTTDNEPSIDGVYFPA